One Olsenella sp. oral taxon 807 DNA segment encodes these proteins:
- the polA gene encoding DNA polymerase I, whose translation MALRTGAGSDEAGTPEDPARRTIAVIDGNSLMHRAFHAIRQPMSAPDGRATNALFGFFNMFIKLVDSFGPDGVICAFDKGKPQVRIDLLPQYKAQRPPMDPALREQFPMVKDLLRVLDVPVVECEGWEGDDILGTLARTGEEAGYEMYLFTGDRDMYQLATERVRIVSTKKGVSEVSVMTPESVDDLYHGITPGLVPDFYGLKGDSSDNIPGVPGIGPKKASALIVRYGSLDEVIAHADEVKGKMGENLRAHVEDALLSRKVATIRTDAPIDVRLEDARFPTFDAAEVTRAFGALGFTGITRRLAKLAGGVGEVGRTQASEAGPKLPEALSGEEAKAALAKAISEGEWVGAAVEGPSERKGQASLFAESLPACVWLATADALLHLEGVPAVEAVTLLVREGRVVSANVKALLHVACPVDSAQAMAIEPQDVDPTRIFDTSVADYLRESDRSSYEPTALAAELVGAEAVLEPTAELPQAALDCWLARELRGPLEEALEAEGCAELFHGLEMSLLPVLMQMERTGLSIAPDVLHEQAVDLGREIESMAARIKAEAGEDFNLDSPQQLSHILFDVWGLPTFGLKKTKTGFYSTNAKTLDDLAAKDARVQAVLDYRERTKIKSTYLDALPADIRQDGRIHTTLNQTVAATGRLSSSDPNLQNIPTRSELGHRVRTAFTVPAGCVFLACDYSQIELRLLAHLSADEHLVAAFNSGADFHRATAARVFGVPVEEVTPQLRSRAKAVNFGIVYGQQAYGLSTSLKIGRGEAQEMIDRYFEAYPSVRAYLDESVEQARKLGYAITMYGRRRYTKDIHSRNFQLRSFAERTAMNHPMQGSAADIIKIAMIQVAQRLRQEGLRSKMVLQIHDELDFEVPEDEIETLSALVRQTMEGVVELRVPLVADVSYGANWAEAK comes from the coding sequence ATGGCTTTGCGAACTGGTGCCGGAAGCGATGAGGCAGGCACACCGGAAGACCCTGCGCGGCGCACGATTGCCGTCATCGATGGCAACTCGCTCATGCACCGTGCGTTTCACGCCATCCGCCAACCCATGAGCGCGCCCGACGGGCGAGCCACCAACGCGCTCTTCGGCTTCTTCAACATGTTCATCAAGCTCGTGGACTCGTTTGGCCCCGACGGCGTGATCTGCGCCTTCGACAAAGGCAAGCCGCAGGTACGCATAGACCTGCTGCCACAATACAAGGCCCAGCGCCCGCCCATGGACCCGGCTCTGCGCGAGCAGTTCCCCATGGTCAAGGATCTGCTGCGCGTGCTCGATGTGCCCGTCGTGGAGTGCGAGGGCTGGGAGGGTGATGACATCCTGGGCACACTCGCGCGCACGGGCGAGGAGGCGGGCTATGAGATGTATCTCTTCACGGGGGATCGCGACATGTACCAACTCGCGACCGAGCGCGTGAGGATCGTCTCGACCAAAAAGGGCGTCTCGGAGGTGAGCGTCATGACGCCCGAGAGCGTGGACGACCTCTACCACGGCATTACGCCCGGGCTCGTGCCGGACTTCTACGGCCTCAAGGGCGACTCGTCTGACAATATCCCCGGCGTCCCGGGGATCGGCCCCAAGAAGGCGTCGGCGCTCATCGTGCGCTACGGTAGCCTCGACGAGGTCATTGCCCATGCCGACGAGGTCAAGGGCAAGATGGGCGAGAACCTTCGTGCCCACGTCGAGGATGCCCTGCTCTCGCGCAAGGTGGCGACCATCCGCACGGATGCGCCGATCGACGTACGCCTGGAGGACGCGAGGTTTCCGACCTTCGACGCCGCCGAGGTCACGAGGGCCTTTGGTGCCTTGGGCTTCACGGGCATCACAAGGCGGCTGGCCAAGCTGGCGGGAGGTGTGGGCGAGGTTGGAAGGACACAGGCGTCTGAGGCGGGGCCCAAGCTGCCCGAGGCGCTCTCTGGCGAGGAAGCGAAAGCCGCGCTTGCGAAGGCAATCTCGGAGGGGGAGTGGGTGGGGGCTGCCGTCGAGGGGCCGTCCGAGCGCAAGGGACAGGCCTCGCTCTTTGCCGAGTCGCTTCCGGCTTGCGTCTGGCTGGCGACGGCAGATGCACTCCTGCACCTTGAGGGCGTCCCTGCGGTGGAGGCCGTGACGTTGCTCGTGCGTGAGGGTAGGGTGGTATCGGCCAACGTGAAGGCACTTCTGCACGTCGCCTGTCCGGTCGACTCGGCGCAGGCCATGGCGATCGAGCCCCAAGACGTTGACCCCACCCGTATCTTTGACACGAGTGTGGCCGATTACCTGCGTGAGAGCGACCGAAGCTCCTATGAGCCCACAGCTCTCGCCGCTGAGCTCGTGGGTGCTGAGGCCGTTCTTGAGCCGACGGCCGAGCTGCCCCAGGCGGCGCTCGACTGCTGGCTTGCGCGCGAGCTGCGCGGGCCTCTTGAGGAGGCGCTCGAGGCTGAGGGCTGCGCGGAGCTCTTTCACGGGCTCGAGATGTCGCTTCTGCCGGTGCTTATGCAGATGGAGCGCACGGGCCTTTCGATAGCCCCTGACGTCCTGCATGAGCAGGCCGTCGACTTGGGCAGGGAGATAGAGTCCATGGCCGCTCGGATCAAGGCCGAGGCGGGGGAGGACTTTAACCTCGACTCACCGCAGCAGCTCTCGCATATCCTCTTTGACGTGTGGGGGCTTCCCACCTTTGGCCTCAAGAAGACTAAGACGGGCTTCTACTCCACGAACGCCAAGACCCTCGATGACCTGGCAGCCAAGGATGCACGGGTGCAGGCGGTGCTCGACTATCGCGAGCGGACCAAGATCAAGAGCACCTACCTGGATGCGCTTCCGGCCGACATCAGGCAGGACGGCCGCATTCACACCACACTCAACCAGACCGTCGCCGCGACGGGGCGCCTCTCGAGCTCTGATCCCAACCTGCAGAACATCCCCACCCGCTCCGAGCTGGGTCACCGGGTGCGCACGGCCTTCACGGTCCCTGCGGGGTGTGTGTTTCTTGCCTGCGACTACTCCCAGATTGAGCTGCGGCTCTTGGCCCACCTGTCTGCCGACGAGCACCTGGTTGCCGCCTTCAACTCCGGCGCTGACTTTCATCGCGCGACGGCGGCCCGCGTCTTCGGTGTGCCCGTCGAGGAGGTTACGCCGCAGCTCAGGAGTCGTGCCAAGGCCGTGAACTTTGGTATCGTCTATGGGCAGCAGGCCTATGGCCTCTCGACTTCGCTCAAGATCGGGCGTGGTGAGGCGCAGGAGATGATAGACCGCTACTTCGAGGCCTACCCGAGTGTTCGGGCCTACCTGGACGAGAGCGTCGAGCAGGCTCGCAAACTCGGCTACGCCATCACCATGTACGGCCGTCGGCGCTACACCAAGGACATTCACAGCCGCAACTTCCAGCTCAGGAGCTTCGCCGAGCGCACGGCCATGAACCACCCCATGCAGGGCAGCGCCGCAGACATCATCAAGATCGCGATGATCCAGGTCGCCCAGCGCCTGCGTCAGGAGGGCCTGCGCTCTAAGATGGTGCTGCAGATCCACGATGAGCTGGACTTCGAGGTACCCGAGGATGAGATCGAAACGCTTTCGGCACTCGTGAGGCAGACCATGGAGGGCGTCGTCGAGCTACGCGTGCCGCTTGTCGCGGACGTGAGCTATGGTGCCAACTGGGCAGAGGCCAAGTAG
- the rnhA gene encoding ribonuclease HI, with product MTQGPSDGDGSRRAHVTIWTDGSSRGNPGPGGYGAVLRYTDPSGAEHTKELSCGYARTTNNRMELMAAIRALESLRRPCEVELHSDSQYVVNAMSKGWVWGWIKRGWKTAGKQPVKNPDLWKRLLAAVRPHHVTWLWVRGHAGTDLNERCDELATNAADGRAGPMEVDVGFDG from the coding sequence ATGACCCAGGGGCCTTCGGATGGCGATGGCTCGAGGCGCGCGCACGTGACCATCTGGACGGACGGCTCCTCGCGCGGCAATCCCGGACCCGGTGGCTATGGGGCGGTGCTCCGCTACACCGATCCCTCCGGTGCCGAGCACACAAAGGAGCTCAGCTGTGGCTATGCGAGGACTACGAACAACCGTATGGAGCTCATGGCCGCGATCAGGGCGCTCGAGTCGCTGAGACGTCCCTGTGAGGTGGAGCTTCACTCCGACTCGCAGTACGTCGTGAACGCCATGAGCAAGGGCTGGGTCTGGGGTTGGATCAAGAGGGGCTGGAAGACAGCAGGCAAGCAGCCAGTCAAGAACCCCGACCTCTGGAAGCGTCTGCTTGCGGCGGTGAGGCCCCATCACGTGACATGGCTCTGGGTCAGGGGCCATGCCGGCACGGACCTCAACGAGCGTTGCGACGAACTCGCGACCAATGCGGCAGACGGGCGTGCGGGTCCGATGGAGGTCGATGTGGGCTTTGATGGCTGA
- a CDS encoding heavy-metal-associated domain-containing protein, whose protein sequence is MKPIDIIILSLVAVAVVLGIRRIIGVISGRRSCCSGDVKSSAKRFRRVRVQDTDESHYPYRTDLTIAGMRCENCVKNVEAALDSLSGTWATVDLASRTAHVRSKNPIDDAACRDVVSQAGYRVVT, encoded by the coding sequence ATGAAACCCATCGATATCATCATCCTCTCGCTTGTCGCGGTTGCGGTCGTGCTTGGGATCAGGAGGATCATAGGCGTCATCTCGGGCAGGCGCAGCTGTTGCTCGGGGGACGTGAAGAGCTCGGCGAAGCGCTTCAGGCGGGTTAGGGTACAGGACACGGACGAAAGCCACTACCCCTATCGGACGGACCTGACCATTGCGGGTATGAGATGTGAGAATTGTGTGAAGAACGTTGAGGCGGCGCTGGACTCACTCTCGGGCACCTGGGCGACAGTCGATCTTGCGAGTCGAACGGCGCATGTGCGCTCCAAGAACCCCATCGATGATGCGGCGTGTCGCGACGTGGTGAGCCAAGCAGGCTATCGCGTCGTGACCTAG